A region of Vitis riparia cultivar Riparia Gloire de Montpellier isolate 1030 chromosome 1, EGFV_Vit.rip_1.0, whole genome shotgun sequence DNA encodes the following proteins:
- the LOC117929900 gene encoding uncharacterized protein LOC117929900, whose product MKIKHKGKVYPSPSSSSSSTPQTFISSPDALSVLKLLPAAILALASVLSTEDKEVLAYMITRSIKTTTTTNPCSLSQDSKKKSKKQPPAAAAGGGGGGGGGGSAHKPPVFDCGCFECYTCYWFRWDSSPNRELIHQAIEAFEDHLSSGEKPKRIGSRGKKKERVGRRIADKPDDISCQLEMPVAEEEAPEVPNTDDASVAPAPESHAPTARDGCEEAKAEDNNGDVPGEESAAETSEIVRDTAASNHKGLARKVLPDVLGLLNSRLWGLWSPNV is encoded by the coding sequence ATGAAGATTAAACACAAGGGGAAAGTATACCCCTCTCCATCGTCATCTTCTTCATCCACTCCACAAACCTTTATTTCTTCTCCAGATGCGCTCTCTGTTCTCAAGCTTCTTCCAGCTGCTATTCTAGCTCTAGCTTCGGTTCTTTCTACTGAGGATAAGGAAGTTTTGGCTTATATGATTACCAGGTCCATCaaaaccaccaccaccaccaaccCATGTTCCCTTTCTCAAGATTCCAAGAAAAAGTCCAAGAAACAACCACCCGCCGCCGCAGCAGGCGGGGGCGGTGGCGGTGGCGGTGGCGGCTCTGCTCATAAACCGCCGGTGTTCGACTGTGGCTGCTTTGAGTGCTACACCTGTTACTGGTTCAGGTGGGACTCGTCTCCCAACAGAGAGCTCATCCACCAGGCCATTGAAGCGTTTGAGGACCACCTGAGCTCCGGCGAGAAACCGAAGAGAATCGGCAGCCGAGGGAAGAAGAAAGAGCGTGTTGGCCGTCGTATCGCCGATAAGCCGGATGATATATCTTGCCAGCTCGAAATGCCGGTAGCGGAGGAAGAAGCTCCTGAAGTGCCGAATACCGATGACGCCAGCGTTGCACCCGCCCCGGAGAGCCACGCCCCGACGGCGCGTGATGGGTGCGAGGAGGCAAAGGCGGAGGATAATAACGGAGACGTCCCTGGGGAAGAGTCGGCGGCGGAGACCTCAGAGATTGTACGGGACACGGCGGCGAGCAACCACAAGGGCTTGGCAAGGAAGGTGTTGCCGGACGTGTTGGGGTTATTGAATTCGCGCTTATGGGGCCTTTGGAGTCCGAATGTgtaa